CGGACGGATCCGCTACGCATTCGTCCCTGGCACTGCGGGTGGATCCTGCTACGCCCTCGCTCCCGGCACCCTGGGCAGCCCCGCCTCCGCACTCGCCCGCGGCACCCCGGGCACCTCTGCTTCCGCGCTCACCCTGTCGGCGGGCACCTCCGCTTCCGCACTCGCGCCCTCGTCGGGGGCTCCCCGCAGCAGCACCGTGAGCAGTCGCACTGCTCCCCGTTTATGCAGGGGGTCGTTCCCGTTGCCGCATTTGGGGGACTGGATGCAGGACGGGCAGCCGGCGTCGCACTCGCAGGAGGAGATGGCCTCGCGGGTGGCGGTGAGCCAGGCGCGGGCGGTGTGGAAGGCGCGCTCCGCGAAGCCCGCGCCGCCCGGGTGGCCGTCGTAGACGAAGACCGTAGGGAGCAGCGTGTCGGGGTGGAGCGGGACCGACACGCCGCCGATGTCCCAGCGGTCGCAGGTCGCGAAGAGGGGCAGCAGGCCGATCGAGGCGTGTTCGGCGGCGTGCAGGGCGCCGCCGAGGATCTCCGGGTTGATCCGGGCCTCGTCGAGCTGGTCCTCGGTGACCGTCCACCAGACCGCGCGGGTGCGCAGCGTACGAGGAGGGAGGTCGAGTTTCGTCTCGCCGAGCACTTCACCGGTCATCAGACGTCTGCGGAGGAAGGAGACCACCTGGTTGGTGACCTCGACGGAGCCATAGCACAGGCGGCCGTCGCCCCAGGGGATCTCGGTGTCCGTCTCGAGGACGGTGATGGAGGTCGTGTCGCGGGCGACCGTGGAGTAGGACGGGTTCGCCGCTTCGACCAGGGCGACCGAGTCCTCCAGGTCCAACGACCGCACCAGGTAGGTGCGGCCCTGGTGGAGGTGGACCGCGCCCTCGTGGACGGTGGTGTGGGCGGCGCCCGCGTCGACCGTGCCGAGGAGGCGGCCCGTGCCGGACTCGACGATCTGGATCGGCGGGCCGCCCTCTCCGCGGATGTCGGTGAGGTCGGCGGCCCGTTCCCGCCGGGTCCAGTGCCAGGCCTTGGTGCGTCGGCGCAGGAGCTTCGCGGATTCCAGCTGGGGCAGCAGGTCCTCGCACGACGGGCCGAACAGTTCCATGTCCTCGTCCGTCAAGGGCAGTTCGGCCGCGGCCGCGCACAGGTGCGGGGCGAGGACGTACGGATTGTCGGGGTCGAGGACCGTGGACTCCACGGGCTGGTCGAAGAGGGCCTCGGGGTGGTGGACGAGGAAGGTGTCCAGGGGGTCGTCGCGGGCGACCAGGACGGCCAGCGCCCCCTGGCCGGAGCGTCCGGCCCGGCCCGCCTGCTGCCACAGGGAGGCGCGGGTGCCGGGGTAGCCGCAGATCAGTACGGCGTCCAGTCCGGAGACGTCGATGCCGAGTTCCAGGGCGGTCGTGGCGGCGAGGCCCAGCAACTCTCCCGAATGGAGGGCCTGTTCCAGGGCGCGGCGCTCCTCGGGAAGGTAGCCGCCGCGGTATGCCGCCACGCGCCGGGCGAGGGAGCGGTCGACCTCGGCCAGCCGTTCCTGGGCGATCACCGAGATCAGCTCGGCGCCGCGCCTGGAGCGGACGAAGGCGACCGAACGCACGCCCTGCACGG
This is a stretch of genomic DNA from Streptomyces sp. NBC_00285. It encodes these proteins:
- a CDS encoding DEAD/DEAH box helicase, with product MAFNHLPAGVHDALVPLSVTPVTHSVPMAKNLRSDRPTTDPGSRPAPSTVLDRLAAGPSRAARITHTEHLPPREGRHAVWPDRIRSEVIAAVQACGIEHPWAHQALAAEHALDGESVVVATGTASGKSLAYLVPVLSALLDGSEAPNGRGATTLYLAPTKALAADQCRSVKELSQPLANSVRPAVYDGDTPFEEREWVRQYANYVLTNPDMLHRGILPSHPRWSSFLKALKYVVIDECHTYRGVFGSHVAQVLRRLRRLCARYGSSPVFLLASATAAEPSVAARRLTGLPVVEVADDASPRGELVFALWEPPLTEMQGEKGAPVRRTATAETADLLTDLAVQGVRSVAFVRSRRGAELISVIAQERLAEVDRSLARRVAAYRGGYLPEERRALEQALHSGELLGLAATTALELGIDVSGLDAVLICGYPGTRASLWQQAGRAGRSGQGALAVLVARDDPLDTFLVHHPEALFDQPVESTVLDPDNPYVLAPHLCAAAAELPLTDEDMELFGPSCEDLLPQLESAKLLRRRTKAWHWTRRERAADLTDIRGEGGPPIQIVESGTGRLLGTVDAGAAHTTVHEGAVHLHQGRTYLVRSLDLEDSVALVEAANPSYSTVARDTTSITVLETDTEIPWGDGRLCYGSVEVTNQVVSFLRRRLMTGEVLGETKLDLPPRTLRTRAVWWTVTEDQLDEARINPEILGGALHAAEHASIGLLPLFATCDRWDIGGVSVPLHPDTLLPTVFVYDGHPGGAGFAERAFHTARAWLTATREAISSCECDAGCPSCIQSPKCGNGNDPLHKRGAVRLLTVLLRGAPDEGASAEAEVPADRVSAEAEVPGVPRASAEAGLPRVPGARA